GTACATCTGAGCTCCACGACAAGCTGGTTAGATGGGACATCTCTAACTGTGTGGTCTGAAGAGATGTTGGTCAAATTCTGTCACAAGAACACTGAATCTTTAAATTATTAAGTCATCCCAGACAcatgttttaaacatgttttgtacgttcttgctgtgtttgtcttcaaatcccATTTTTGGTTctgttttaaacacagataaggtttttctttaccttgctgacgtttcgtttgcagctgcaaacatcctcagaactgaccatttttagagcacatttttaaaaatcttctaATTTTATTAAGGCTTTCTGAAAGTTTCCTTTGGAATTTGGCTGCTTTTCCTCTCACTTTCAGGCATAAAAATGCTTCTAAATTGAAGAGATGATCAGTGCTGTACGATAAGAAAAACTTTACAAAGAACTTTGTTTCTTTCCATTTTTCCCATTTTCTTAACTGAAACTAAGAAATTAAAGTAGAAATCCTGAATTTTCACCAGAGAGCACCATCTAAAGGTGGAAAAATATATTGCACCATAAGCCCCTCTCCCTATGTCCATGAAGCAATGCCTCGTTTGTAAATGTGCACCTCTCGATGGCAAACAGACCtacaacacattgttttacaaatatTATTCTCACATTATATTGTGTATTCAaactaagagagagagagaaatattaaaggtgtggttcactcattcaaTCAATGCAttcacagtggtctctagtaggaataattGCCACGCAAGTCGTACTcaggaaaaaaattaaaaaagataTGCTTGTTTCAGGGCTCTTCACGGTACTGCTCCTGCCTATTTATCAGCACTGCTACAAAGGCATGTCCTCACCCGCTCTCTTCGCTTTGGTGACCAGAAATTACTGGGGGTCCTTCATTCCAGAAGCAAATCTAGGGGAGATCGTGCATTAGCGGTCCTTGCTCCAAATTTGTGGAACTGTGTACCTTTGACAGTTAGGCTGGCGCCTTCCTTCCAGATTTTTAAGTCACGTCTGAAGGCCCATTATTATGTCCAAGCATTTTCATCACTGGGGTCTGCAATTTAATTTTGTCTTGATTTTAATTGTTTAACAATTGTTCTCATCTGttttttattaggcccgagcagcgaaagcgctgcgaaggcctgttGTATCtactctgtttatttttcttctgccaagtaaattggctttttggaggccttaacatacccgaaaactcaggagtttttgcacacatgtcaggcgtggtgtaaaattttgtattttaaaggtcccccccccaaaaaaaaatcacaattaaaCTAACTCCACAGCGCctcctagaatgtgaaaaatacccccctccatGAAGCtttgtttatcgtacagttatgaaattttgtgcacttgtagtactcaacagtccacacAGAAAAACCTCTTGCAActatggtcaacatcaaacaggaagtcggtcattttggtttgaagtggtgaGTTTGACCCcgctttggccatttctagggtccgcttctgattgatttactcaatcattttgtgaccttacgtttgactgtaattaacagaaaaccatccttGAAGACCAAAGATGAcccctatgggatttagttgtaaatggtcacagcgccccctagatgggttcaaacttaatcaacttctaaagacaaggtcagaatggcattatacttggcttgtgtcatcacgtgactgcaccaaacacattgatgtggttgttggttcaaattcctttagctccgccccctttcagctctttggctctagaaagcacactcaacgtctgattgatgccaaaactaccacaaaaccatctttgactccctaagaggacctcagtgggatttttatgtaattggtcacagcgccccctagataagatTAAGAGTTAATTACTTCCTAatgcaaggtcagaatggcattaaactTGATGTATTATTGCCTCCGCATAATATCACAGTAGAGTGTAAGACTATattttttacagatttctaaaaaaatttttttatacATAATTCCTTAAAGTGGGAAAATTCCAGATTTCTACATTAAGATGGCTTAACGAAATGTGACTGAGGTACCAGTACATCAAAGACCAATCTGACATCTTACCTATTCAGCCATATAAGAGAGATTCAGAATTTTAAGACAGATGAATGCACCAGGACCTTTGAAGTTTGGCTGTACCTTAACTAACCTCAGTTAGAAGGGTCATCTCACTGTTGTAAGTTGGTCGTGTATAAACAAAAACAGGACGTGCTAATCCATCTCCAACAGAAGCCAAGCGCATCGCCTCCTTCAGCCTGTTGCGAACAAACAGGCGCCCATAATCTGTAGATTTCAGAACAGAACCCATGTATATCGATGGAAAAAATGCTGTACATTCCATCCACAACCAGTTGAGCTGATCGTTGCGGGCCATCTCTACTGCAGGACAGTGGCCCGTGTAGTTTACCAGGCTGCTTTTGTAGTTGTGGTTGTAACAATCTGGAAACAGATAGAACCCCCACAGCTGATCTGGCCTTAGATTCTTGGCCAGTTTCAGCGTGCCATGCAGGAATTTTTGAGCCGACAGCTCGAATTCTTGTTGTGCAACTTTCCCGACAGTATCTGAGGTCCACTTGGGGTTCTTTATAGCCACCAATTCACGTGATTTATTTCTATAGATATCTTTAGCATCCCAGTTTCGGATCCACAACGGTCGCCACTCCTCCCAGTCAATGACTGCCAAACCTTTTGCCTTAGGGTCTGGAATGTATTTGTCTAGTCCTGCAGGCATTCTTTCATAATGCTGAGTGAGACTGGCGAGTTGTGGAAGGCCTCCATTCACTTCGTTGGCCCCATGCTCATAATAGGGATACAATCCAAGGCGTTCCTTATAAAACATTGTGAGATTCTGCCGGACAAAGCCCTCGTTGGGGGTTGCCACAATGTCAAACTGGTTTAGAGATAAAGTAACACCATGTCGCGTCCTGCACTCCTGCGTTGGAGCATTCCAGACAAGAAGAACTGGCTTCTGGGAGTATAATGGCCATCTCGTctgctttgtctctgctgaacacTCGACGGTCCACCATGTCAACAGAGTCAGGAGCAGCCAGGTCAGCTGGTCAGCTGTGGTGAGGAAAGAGTGAGATGCTGCCTCCATCGTAGTCCCTGCTCACCTTCACTCCACTTACTCTAGAAAGAAAACAAACACGACTTCAACCCAAAATAAGACATAGCGATCATACAAATTATTGACAGACGGGGTTGAATTTTCCAATGTGTAAAGGCAGACTACTTATAGCAAACAAGTTCAAATATTATCTAAAACACATACCAAAACAAATCTGCAACTCGTGATCtgaaatattattaaaatttacttCTGTAAATTAAGCTGCGTTTTAC
This sequence is a window from Nothobranchius furzeri strain GRZ-AD chromosome 3, NfurGRZ-RIMD1, whole genome shotgun sequence. Protein-coding genes within it:
- the hyal2b gene encoding hyaluronidase-2 — its product is MEAASHSFLTTADQLTWLLLTLLTWWTVECSAETKQTRWPLYSQKPVLLVWNAPTQECRTRHGVTLSLNQFDIVATPNEGFVRQNLTMFYKERLGLYPYYEHGANEVNGGLPQLASLTQHYERMPAGLDKYIPDPKAKGLAVIDWEEWRPLWIRNWDAKDIYRNKSRELVAIKNPKWTSDTVGKVAQQEFELSAQKFLHGTLKLAKNLRPDQLWGFYLFPDCYNHNYKSSLVNYTGHCPAVEMARNDQLNWLWMECTAFFPSIYMGSVLKSTDYGRLFVRNRLKEAMRLASVGDGLARPVFVYTRPTYNSEMTLLTETDLISTIGESVAMGAAGVIFWGDTSYASNTSCSTLNKYLVGPLGQYLLNVTTAAEQCSQALCNSHGRCLRQVPDSSTYLHLSPSTHKITSQSGQLKVTGVPGQAQLLVYHRHFKCQCYSGYKGEGCEQKENGRNKAASVLGTCPLCLLLPLGLLPVLH